One segment of Streptomyces bathyalis DNA contains the following:
- a CDS encoding carbohydrate kinase family protein produces MSTTGSAQPAPTSAALDPLSALRDDGGPEQDVFLTGTVFLDIIFTGLDHAPVRGTESWARGMGSSPGGVANMATALRRLGLRTSLAAAFGDDVYGDYCWESLADSEGIDLGPSHRAKGWHSPVTVSMAYEGERTMVSHGHEAPAPCVRSAGRPRSRACFTDLAPGRLESWVREAHDEGSKIFADVGWDDTGAWDPDTLADLSYCHAFLPNAAEAQHYTRTGSPEEAVRALAELVPIAVVTKGSGGAVAVDSLTGESADLPALPVEALDPTGAGDVFVAGFITGTLAGWPLTDRLAFANLTAALSVQHFGGSLSAPGWPEVAAWWQYATRCGGQSEDVMRRYAFLSDLLPGANRGSALRRATPTIGFRAT; encoded by the coding sequence GTGAGTACGACGGGGAGCGCGCAGCCGGCGCCGACTTCGGCGGCCCTGGACCCGCTGTCGGCCCTGCGCGATGACGGCGGCCCGGAGCAGGACGTGTTCCTGACCGGCACCGTCTTCCTCGACATCATCTTCACCGGGCTCGACCACGCTCCCGTGCGCGGCACCGAGTCGTGGGCGCGCGGCATGGGTTCGTCACCCGGCGGCGTCGCCAACATGGCCACCGCCCTGCGCCGCCTCGGTCTGCGCACCTCTCTCGCCGCCGCGTTCGGGGACGACGTGTACGGCGACTACTGCTGGGAGTCGCTCGCCGACAGCGAAGGCATCGACCTCGGGCCGTCCCATCGCGCCAAGGGCTGGCACTCGCCCGTCACCGTCTCCATGGCCTACGAGGGCGAGCGGACGATGGTCTCCCACGGGCACGAGGCCCCCGCCCCGTGCGTGCGGTCGGCCGGACGCCCGCGCTCCCGCGCCTGCTTCACCGACCTGGCCCCCGGCCGGCTGGAGAGCTGGGTGCGCGAGGCCCACGACGAAGGCAGCAAGATCTTCGCCGACGTCGGCTGGGACGACACCGGCGCCTGGGACCCGGACACGCTGGCCGACCTCTCCTACTGCCACGCCTTCCTGCCCAACGCCGCCGAGGCGCAGCACTACACGCGCACCGGAAGTCCCGAGGAAGCGGTGCGGGCGCTGGCCGAACTCGTACCGATCGCCGTCGTCACCAAGGGTTCCGGCGGGGCCGTCGCCGTCGACTCGCTGACCGGCGAGAGCGCCGATCTTCCCGCACTGCCCGTCGAGGCGCTGGACCCGACCGGGGCGGGTGACGTCTTCGTCGCCGGCTTCATCACCGGCACGCTCGCCGGCTGGCCGCTCACCGACCGGCTCGCCTTCGCCAACCTCACCGCGGCACTGTCCGTACAGCACTTCGGCGGTTCGCTGTCCGCGCCGGGCTGGCCCGAGGTCGCCGCCTGGTGGCAGTACGCGACCCGCTGCGGCGGACAGAGCGAGGACGTGATGCGGCGGTACGCCTTCCTGTCCGACCTGCTGCCCGGGGCCAACCGGGGCTCGGCGCTGCGCCGTGCCACGCCCACCATCGGATTCCGTGCGACCTGA
- a CDS encoding extracellular solute-binding protein: MRAERPTGAGPVRRVPPRPQPPRQHPFRHSPFSGAGRIRRRRTAALVLAVGGALLAAACVPGTDGSGAVGAGVPGSAATSKPDPAKAGKATLTVWDQEVRGGQNDELERLNAEFEKKYPHIRIKRTARSFSDLKTTLKLAISGNKPPDVIQANQGYSDMVAFVKAGLLTPLDNYAGIYAWNTRYPSTLLNLNRVSVDGRDFGTGRLYGISQTGEYIGVYYNKDVLEKADVKPPKTWGELTDALPRIKDKGELPVQFGNLDKYPAIHTFGVLQNQAGGAQETRESVFGRGKGFDNGPTKEAARTLADWKKNGYVPKGANGTGYDDAAKKFAGGEGAFLITGTWQLPDLKKTMGDSLGFMPPPPAKKDAAPVTTGGQGLAWSVTSKSRHPEVAAAYLDFITSRHAADVMTEEGVLPALPGKAARDIPEGSVDAQMVEGWERLNADDGLVPYLDYTTPDFYDSLSADLQGVIDGSVSPDELSSKMQRSYTDFQDKKRAEGKAKQ, translated from the coding sequence ATGCGCGCTGAGCGACCGACAGGTGCGGGCCCGGTGCGCCGCGTGCCGCCCCGCCCGCAACCGCCCCGTCAACACCCGTTCCGGCACAGTCCCTTCAGCGGCGCGGGACGGATCCGGCGGCGTCGTACGGCAGCGCTCGTGCTGGCCGTGGGCGGAGCGCTGCTTGCCGCGGCCTGCGTTCCGGGAACCGACGGCTCCGGCGCGGTGGGGGCGGGAGTGCCCGGCTCGGCCGCCACCTCCAAGCCCGACCCCGCAAAGGCGGGCAAGGCCACGCTGACCGTCTGGGACCAGGAGGTACGCGGCGGCCAGAACGACGAACTGGAGCGGCTCAACGCCGAGTTCGAGAAGAAGTACCCGCACATCCGGATCAAGCGAACCGCCCGCAGCTTCTCCGACCTCAAGACGACGCTGAAGCTGGCCATTTCGGGGAACAAGCCCCCTGACGTCATCCAGGCCAACCAGGGCTACTCCGACATGGTGGCCTTCGTGAAGGCCGGGCTGCTCACCCCGCTCGACAACTATGCGGGCATCTACGCCTGGAACACCCGCTACCCCTCGACGCTGCTCAACCTCAACCGCGTCTCGGTCGACGGCCGCGACTTCGGCACCGGGCGCCTCTACGGCATCTCCCAGACCGGCGAGTACATCGGCGTCTACTACAACAAGGACGTCCTGGAGAAGGCGGACGTGAAGCCCCCGAAGACCTGGGGCGAGCTGACGGACGCACTGCCCCGGATCAAGGACAAGGGTGAACTGCCCGTCCAGTTTGGCAACTTGGACAAGTACCCGGCGATCCACACCTTCGGCGTGCTGCAGAACCAGGCCGGCGGTGCGCAGGAGACGCGCGAGAGCGTCTTCGGCCGCGGCAAGGGGTTCGACAACGGGCCGACGAAGGAAGCCGCCCGCACGCTCGCCGACTGGAAGAAGAACGGCTACGTGCCCAAGGGCGCCAACGGCACCGGATACGACGACGCCGCGAAGAAGTTCGCCGGCGGCGAGGGCGCCTTCCTCATCACCGGCACCTGGCAGCTGCCGGATCTGAAGAAGACCATGGGCGACAGCCTGGGGTTCATGCCGCCACCGCCCGCGAAGAAGGACGCGGCACCCGTCACCACCGGTGGTCAGGGCCTGGCGTGGTCCGTGACGTCGAAGTCCCGCCACCCCGAAGTCGCTGCCGCCTACCTGGACTTCATCACCAGCCGACACGCGGCTGACGTGATGACCGAGGAGGGCGTGCTGCCCGCCCTGCCCGGCAAGGCCGCCCGCGACATCCCCGAGGGCAGCGTCGACGCGCAGATGGTGGAGGGCTGGGAGCGGCTCAACGCGGACGACGGGCTCGTGCCCTACCTCGACTACACCACGCCCGACTTCTACGACTCGCTCTCCGCGGACCTGCAGGGCGTCATCGACGGATCGGTCTCCCCGGACGAGCTGTCGTCGAAGATGCAGCGCTCCTACACGGACTTCCAGGACAAGAAGCGAGCCGAAGGGAAGGCGAAGCAGTGA
- a CDS encoding carbohydrate ABC transporter permease: MRHAAGRYRRRAPGQPRAVGYLYVLPALALYGVFLLFPLGQTVWLSLLHWDGLTVATWAGTDNYQALLTDPSLRGPFLHALALLFFYAALPVALGLLLASALSRFRVRGMTFFRTVFFLPQVLAMVVVGVTWRSILGPDGLLNDSLRAVGLGSLARSWLGDYTWALPAVGTIGTWVETGLCVVLFLAGIQRIPRELYEAARMDGAGPLREFFAVTLPALRAETAVALTLTIVAGLRNFDLIYITTGGGPGNATSVPAYEVYHRAFETNEVGSAAAMGVGLTVLIFVLTVSVARLVEGRNR, translated from the coding sequence CTGCGTCACGCCGCGGGCCGCTACCGCCGCCGGGCTCCCGGGCAGCCACGGGCGGTCGGCTACCTCTACGTGCTACCGGCCCTCGCCCTGTACGGCGTCTTCCTGCTCTTCCCGCTCGGGCAGACCGTGTGGCTCTCGCTGCTGCACTGGGACGGACTGACCGTCGCCACCTGGGCCGGGACGGACAACTACCAGGCCCTGCTGACGGATCCGTCGCTGCGCGGCCCCTTCCTGCACGCCCTCGCCCTGCTGTTCTTCTACGCCGCCCTGCCCGTCGCGCTGGGTCTGCTGTTGGCCTCCGCGCTCTCCCGCTTCCGGGTGCGCGGGATGACGTTCTTCCGCACGGTGTTCTTCCTGCCGCAGGTCCTTGCGATGGTCGTCGTCGGCGTCACCTGGCGCTCCATCCTCGGCCCGGACGGGCTGCTCAACGACTCGCTCCGCGCGGTCGGTCTCGGCTCCCTCGCCCGCTCATGGCTCGGCGACTACACGTGGGCGCTGCCGGCGGTCGGCACGATCGGCACCTGGGTGGAGACGGGGCTGTGCGTCGTGCTCTTCCTGGCCGGCATCCAGCGGATCCCGCGGGAGCTGTACGAGGCCGCACGCATGGACGGAGCGGGCCCCCTGCGGGAGTTCTTCGCCGTCACCCTCCCCGCGCTGCGCGCCGAGACCGCAGTCGCGCTGACCCTGACCATCGTCGCCGGGCTGCGCAACTTCGACTTGATCTACATCACCACGGGCGGCGGCCCGGGCAACGCCACCTCCGTGCCCGCGTACGAGGTCTACCACCGCGCGTTCGAGACGAACGAGGTCGGATCCGCGGCCGCGATGGGCGTCGGACTGACCGTGCTGATCTTCGTGCTGACGGTCTCCGTCGCACGGCTCGTAGAAGGACGGAACCGATGA